Genomic window (Siphonobacter curvatus):
ATCGACGAAGGAATTTTCTTCGGGTTGCCAGTGTGGTTATGGTGATAAGTGCTGGTTGGGTAGCCTATCTCAGCCGTGCTACGCTTTTAGATTCCATAAGCCCGATTGAGTATACGCAACTACGCGTTAAGCCTGGGCAAATCGCTTCCCTTACCCTTGCAGATGGAACCCAGGTTACGCTCAATGCGGGAAGTACGCTGCGTTACCCTAATCGATTCACAGGAACTATTCGCCAGGTTCAACTCGAAGGTGAAGGTCTTTTCAAAGTAGTCAAAAAGCCTGATCAACCCTTTCAGGTACAGACTTCCAAACTGAATGTAAAGGTACTAGGGACTGAGTTCAACGTTCGCTCTTACCCGCAGGAAGCTGAGCAGCAAATATCGGTAACCCGTGGAAAAGTACAGGTAAATGACCTCCAAAAATCGATAAATCAGGGCGTTTTGCTAAGGGCCCGACAAAAAGTAACCTACAGCCTATCTACGGGAGCCCTACAAAAAGGAGCCGTAGAAGGAAGCGACGAAACCGACTGGGTAAATGGGGTTTTGAATTTTAAAAACAGGCCCTTCCGGGAAGTAGCTGCCGCTTTGGAACGTCGCTTCGCCATTGAAATTAAGCTAGATCACAGGCTGGAAAACTGTACCATTTACGTAAAAATTGGTAATGAGCCGGCGGACAGTACGCTGAAAGCCCTTACCAACCTATTAGGGGCAGAACTTCACAAATCCGGTAATCTCTATGCCATTACGGGACCGGGATGTCATTCAGATTAATCTACAACTACCCATGCGAGCACCCCCTGAAAACTTCCCCGCTGAGCGAGCAGGGAAGTAAAAACTAAACGGACGATACCATGAACGGACAGGGCACAGCTGCCTTCACAAACACTCCTTTATTTTAACGAATAACAGTATGAAATCCCTATCGTTTACCCAACGATCTTACGGTTTGGCCTTTCAAATGACCTTGCTTTTACTGATGGTCATTGAAATGGCCAATGCCATTACGTTTACAAATCCTGTACTAGGACAGGGACTTCTGGATCAGAAGATTAGTATTACGGCTCGTAATCAGGCCCTGAATTCCCTTTTGGATCAGCTCTCTTCCCAGACTCAGGTGAAATTTATGTTTTCAGCGGAAGTGATCCGAAAGGCAGATAATGTTTCCCTGCAGGTGAAAAACCAGCCTCTGAAATTCGTCCTTCAAAGTATCCTTGAACCCAATAACCTGCTCTATAAGCTGGAAGGAAATTATGTATTAATTAAAGCCAAACCGCGGCCTTCGGTTCCGGCTTTAACCCCAACGGAAAAAAATCAGGTATTCGTTTCGAAAAGTCCCGAGGTAATTATTCGTGGAACCGTAACCGATGAAAAAGGCGAAGGCTTACCTGGCGTAAATGTGACGGTGAAAAATACGCAAACCGGCGTTAGTACGGATGCCACTGGTAACTTTCAGATCAATGCTTCCGA
Coding sequences:
- a CDS encoding FecR family protein, producing MNRQSFTALIKRYLAGQSTPEENQFLEKYDELFNDPSLSRLPSPINEELGKELFSRIHTRIQGDHPNKMIRLHRRRNFLRVASVVMVISAGWVAYLSRATLLDSISPIEYTQLRVKPGQIASLTLADGTQVTLNAGSTLRYPNRFTGTIRQVQLEGEGLFKVVKKPDQPFQVQTSKLNVKVLGTEFNVRSYPQEAEQQISVTRGKVQVNDLQKSINQGVLLRARQKVTYSLSTGALQKGAVEGSDETDWVNGVLNFKNRPFREVAAALERRFAIEIKLDHRLENCTIYVKIGNEPADSTLKALTNLLGAELHKSGNLYAITGPGCHSD